The following proteins come from a genomic window of Musa acuminata AAA Group cultivar baxijiao chromosome BXJ1-7, Cavendish_Baxijiao_AAA, whole genome shotgun sequence:
- the LOC135678505 gene encoding RNA-binding protein 1-like — MERDPRAAVPGYIPSDVPSTASHQTWDVSGAQGTPDLPRINMLPLRSGSYGLDDHAGVSSHAMTRLGGLAAGDSIRALEGPVLARRDVPLNINHNIVANGLSPEESNILFVDGLPTDCTRREVGHLFRPFIGFKEIRVVHKEPRRTGDKARVLCFVEFDNAKCALTALEALQGYKFDDKKPDAPVLRIQLVKFPFRPAFRS; from the exons ATCCACGAGCTGCTGTGCCTGGCTATATTCCATCTGATGTTCCTTCCACAGCATCCCATCAGACGTGGGACGTGAGTGGCGCACAGGGAACACCAGATTTGCCACGGATCAAT ATGTTACCACTGCGTTCTGGTAGTTATGGGTTGGATGATCATGCTGGAGTGAGCAGTCATGCTATGACCAGGCTTGGTGGGTTGGCTGCTGGAGATAGCATTAGAGCATTGGAAGGCCCAGTTTTAGCAAGAAGAGATGTTCCATTAAATATCAACCATAACATCGTGGCCAATGGTCTATCGCCTGAGGAGTCCAACATTCTTTTTGTTGATGGTCTCCCTACTGATTGCACAAGGAGAGAAGTAGGTC ACTTGTTTCGCCCATTTATTGGGTTCAAGGAAATTCGAGTTGTGCACAAGGAGCCTCGTCGG ACCGGGGACAAGGCTAGAGTTCTGTGTTTTGTGGAGTTTGACAATGCCAAATGTGCTTTGACTGCACTAGAAGCTCTCCAAG GATACAAGTTCGATGATAAGAAACCAGATGCACCGGTCTTGAGAATCCAACTAGTAAAGTTCCCCTTCCGCCCAGCTTTCCGTTCATGA